The region CGCCGCTGAAAGCTTGCCGACCTTGAGGCTGCGCGCCGATGCGTTCTACCTGGATGGCTTCGCGCCAGCCAGGAACCCGGAACTGTGGACGCCGGCAATCTTCAAGGCACTCGCGCGTCTGGCAGGCGAGGGCGCCACCTTTAGCACTTACAGCAGCGCGGGCGACATCAAACGTGCACTGACGCAGTGCGGCTTCGAATATCGGAAGGTGGAAGGCTTCGGCTGGAAACGGGCAATGCTGGTGGGCCACTTCGCGCCGCGCTGGCGCGTGCGCCGTTATGAGCCGCCGGCGCCGCTCGCGGTCGACGAGCGGCATGCCATTGTGATCGGCACCGGGCTCGCTGGCTGTGCGGTGATCGAGCGCCTTGCCGCGCGCGGCTGGCGCATCACGTCGCTGGAACGGCATGCATCGGTGGCGCAGGACGCGTCGGGCAACCCGGCCGGCGTATTCCATCCGATGATCTCGCGCGACGACAGCGTCGCCTCACGCATTACGCGCGCCGGTTTTCTTTACACGCTCGGACGCTGGGCCGCGCTCGAACGGCTGGGTCACCGGCCGCTACGCGGTGGCGAGGGCCTGTTGCAGATCGCCGCGAACGACGAAGAAACACGGTTGATGAGCGAGGCGCTCGCGGCATTCAACTATCCATCCGACTATGTGACACCGGTGTCGCTAGCTGAAGCACAACGCCTCGCAGGCATGCCGCTCGCGCAGAACGGCTGGCTCTTCCCGCACGGCGGCTGGATCGATCCGGCCTCGCTGTGCGCCGCGCAATGCGCAGCGGCGGGCGCGCAACTCGAACGCCGCTTCGGCGTGGACGTCGCGCGAATCGAACGGTCGGAAAATCAATGGACGGTATTCGATGCAACAGGGCACGCCGTCGCACGCGCGCCGGTGGTGATCGTCGCGAGCGCACACGATGCCGCGCGCATCGCCGGTTTGCAGCACGCGCCGACTCGCAGCATACGCGGCCAGCTGACTTTGCTGCCGCTTGGCAGCGTGCCGCCGTTGCGCATCCCGGTGATCGGCGAAGGCTACGCGGTCCCGCTCGCTGACGGCGTCACGCTGACCGGCGCCACCTACGATCTCGACGACCCCGACACCTCGCTGCGCGCGGACGGCCACCTGGAAAACCTGGAGCGCGTCGCGCAGATGCTGCCGGCGTTTCGCGACATGGTCGATCCGGCACGGGCGGCGTCGCTAGCCGGACGCGTCGCCTTTCGCTGCGTCACAAGCGACCGGCTGCCGATGGTCGGCAACTTCGCCGACGAGGCTGCGGCAACGCGCGATGCCCAACGTCTGCGCGGCGCATGGCCGCTCGACTTGCCGCGTACCGACGGTCTGTATGGCGCGTTCGCCTACGGTTCGCGCGGTCTGGTGTGGGCGGCGCTCGGCGCGGAGTTGATCGCATCGCAGATCGAAGGTGAACCGTGGCCGCTCGAGCGCGATCTGGCTGAAGACATCGATCCGGCGCGCTTCCTGTTGCGCGCATTGCGGCAAGGCACCTTAGGTTAACGGCACACCTGGCACCCGCCGCACCCGAGAAAAGTTATCCACCGAAACATGTGGATAACTGCTCGGTTTACGTGCGCAACTCATGTGGAACCGTTGTGGACGTAAACGGGGTAACTTTGCCGCAGTCGGAAATCCCAAAAAGTTACCCCTGTATACCCGCCGCTGCCGCACACGCTGTGCATCCGGTTATGCGGCTGGCAAGCCGATGATTCGTTTCGGTAAACCAAGGTTATCCACAGAAACCGAGTCACCTTGTTAACTGTTACTACGTATACATACGGTAAACCAGTAAACAGAAAGGCCGTAGCCAGATCGACGGGCATCGTCGTAGCCCAACCCAAAAAATCGGCGCAAAAAACATCTGCGCCGTTACCGCGAAAAGCCCATCTGTCGCACTCGGCGTGTACCCTGTGACGGCCCGATTGACCCGCAGAACGGTCGCTTTTTCCACCCGCCGTGAAGATGACGTACGTTTTTACCGTTTTGCCAGCAAGATCGTGTGTTTTCGGTCGAGGCTGAAAAAGCTATGGCACAATCGCCGTTCTTCCCGCGTCGTGCCTTGCCTCAAGCGGCACACGCACCAGCGGAACGGTGCCGGTCAATCAGAATCTGATTCAGAGTCGACGGCATTCTTTTCACCGTGCCGTGCCGGTTGCTGCGGCCGCACCTCAGAATGCGCTGCGCTCCCTGCGGCTGCGGCGCATTCAGATCATCCGATCGTTAGAAACTCGCAACGCTGGTCACGCGAAGCGATCGCGACAGTGAGCGACTCACGCGCTCACCCGTTCGCCGGTGTTTGCGCCGGCTCGTGTCGCCTGCCGTTGCAGCAAAGGAGAACCCACCACGATGAAGTCGGCGTTTTCGTTTTTCCCAGCTTGGCCACTCACGCCCGACGCCATTTTTTGGGCTGGTCTCGCATTGCTCGCCGCTGGTCTGTGCGGTGAACTCTGCTTTCGAGCCTGGCGTCTGCCGCGCATTTCCGGTTACGCGGTCATTGGTCTTGTGGCAGGCGCAGCCGGTTTCGGCGTGATCGACGCGGATTCCGCGAGCGACGCGCGGCCGCTGCTCGATGTCGCGCTCGGCCTATTGCTGTTCGAACTGGGTAGCCGGCTCGATCTGCGCTGGATTCGCCGCAATCCCTGGCTGATTCTGTCGAGCGTCGCCGAAGCCACACTCACTTTTGCGCTTGTCTTGCCGGTTTTGCTGTTCCTGAACGTGCCACTGATGGTGGCAACGGTGCTCGCCGCAATCGCAATGGCGACCTCGCCCGCCATGGTGATCCAGCTCAAAACCGAGTTGCGCGCCGAAGGCCAGGTCACTCAACGTTTGCTGACCTTGACCGCGCTGAACAGCATGTATGCGGTGGTGATCGAA is a window of Paraburkholderia sp. IMGN_8 DNA encoding:
- the mnmC gene encoding bifunctional tRNA (5-methylaminomethyl-2-thiouridine)(34)-methyltransferase MnmD/FAD-dependent 5-carboxymethylaminomethyl-2-thiouridine(34) oxidoreductase MnmC is translated as MTDPLIPATLAFRDNGTPFSPLYDDIYHSAVGGLEQAQYVFLRGNALPDRWQGRRIFTVLETGFGMGINFLTTWAAWRADPARCERLHFVSTEKHPFTRADLRSVYAKTVSDPSIAALAGKLTGAWPMLVPGTHRLEFEDGRVTLTLVFGDAAESLPTLRLRADAFYLDGFAPARNPELWTPAIFKALARLAGEGATFSTYSSAGDIKRALTQCGFEYRKVEGFGWKRAMLVGHFAPRWRVRRYEPPAPLAVDERHAIVIGTGLAGCAVIERLAARGWRITSLERHASVAQDASGNPAGVFHPMISRDDSVASRITRAGFLYTLGRWAALERLGHRPLRGGEGLLQIAANDEETRLMSEALAAFNYPSDYVTPVSLAEAQRLAGMPLAQNGWLFPHGGWIDPASLCAAQCAAAGAQLERRFGVDVARIERSENQWTVFDATGHAVARAPVVIVASAHDAARIAGLQHAPTRSIRGQLTLLPLGSVPPLRIPVIGEGYAVPLADGVTLTGATYDLDDPDTSLRADGHLENLERVAQMLPAFRDMVDPARAASLAGRVAFRCVTSDRLPMVGNFADEAAATRDAQRLRGAWPLDLPRTDGLYGAFAYGSRGLVWAALGAELIASQIEGEPWPLERDLAEDIDPARFLLRALRQGTLG